A genomic region of Elusimicrobiota bacterium contains the following coding sequences:
- a CDS encoding NifS family cysteine desulfurase has protein sequence MERIYLDNNATTIVDPMVKQAMEPYFCEKYGNPNSLHSFGTEVHPDLRVAMNRLYKGLNAAEDDDILITGCATESNNTVLKGVYFDLIKNGEKNHIITTSVEHPCVANTCKFLESQGVKVTFLPVNKDARVEAEDVRRAITEKTSLVSVMWANNETGIIFPIKEIARLCRAKGVLFHTDAVQAIGKLKVDVQDAGVDFLSLSAHKFHGPKGIGALFIRKGLKLPPLLHGGEQMSGKRAGTLNTAGIVGMGLALELAVDNLGFEDSDVRRLRDRLEDGLLKLKDVLVIGRRELRVPNTVFISIRGVEGEALLWDLNKNGIAASTGSACASESLEASPIIAAIGAGSELSHTGIRLSLSRFTTAAEIDFTIKTFTEAVGRLRAISASY, from the coding sequence ATGGAGCGCATCTACCTCGACAACAACGCGACCACCATCGTCGACCCCATGGTCAAGCAGGCCATGGAGCCCTACTTCTGCGAGAAGTACGGCAATCCCAACTCTTTGCACAGCTTCGGTACCGAGGTCCACCCCGACCTGCGCGTGGCCATGAACCGCCTCTACAAGGGGCTCAACGCCGCCGAGGACGACGACATCCTCATCACCGGCTGCGCCACGGAGAGCAACAACACAGTGCTCAAAGGCGTCTATTTCGACCTCATCAAGAACGGGGAGAAGAACCACATCATCACCACCTCGGTCGAGCACCCCTGCGTGGCCAACACCTGCAAGTTCCTGGAGAGCCAGGGCGTCAAGGTCACCTTCCTGCCCGTCAACAAGGACGCGCGCGTGGAGGCCGAAGACGTGCGCCGCGCCATCACGGAGAAGACCTCCCTGGTCTCGGTCATGTGGGCCAACAACGAGACGGGCATCATCTTCCCCATAAAGGAAATCGCCCGGCTCTGCCGGGCGAAGGGCGTGCTCTTCCACACCGACGCGGTCCAGGCCATAGGCAAGCTCAAGGTGGACGTCCAGGACGCGGGCGTGGACTTCCTCTCCCTGAGCGCCCACAAGTTCCACGGCCCCAAGGGCATCGGCGCCCTCTTCATCCGCAAGGGACTCAAGCTCCCGCCCCTTCTGCACGGCGGCGAGCAGATGTCCGGCAAGCGCGCCGGCACCCTCAACACCGCCGGCATCGTGGGCATGGGTCTGGCGCTGGAGCTCGCCGTGGACAACCTCGGCTTCGAGGACTCCGACGTGCGCCGCCTGCGCGACCGGCTCGAAGACGGCCTCTTGAAGCTCAAGGACGTGCTGGTCATCGGCCGGCGCGAACTGCGCGTGCCCAACACCGTGTTCATCAGCATACGGGGCGTCGAGGGCGAGGCCCTGCTCTGGGACCTCAACAAGAACGGCATCGCCGCCTCCACCGGCTCGGCCTGCGCCTCGGAGAGCCTGGAGGCCAGCCCCATCATCGCCGCCATCGGCGCGGGCTCGGAGCTCTCGCACACCGGCATACGCCTGAGCCTCTCGCGCTTCACCACTGCCGCCGAGATAGACTTCACGATCAAGACCTTCACCGAGGCCGTAGGGCGCCTGCGCGCCATCTCGGCGAGCTACTAG
- a CDS encoding iron-sulfur cluster assembly scaffold protein has translation MAKKDLLGGALWEAYSKKVAARMDNPTNRGELTEKDAKKLGGKLVVADHGAESCGDAVRLYWVVDPKTNVIKAARFKSFGCGTAIASSDMMAELCMGQTVDAASKITNIDVERALRDTPDVPAVPPQKMHCSVMAYDVIKKAVAQYKGVDLRSLETETIVCECGRVSLGTIVDAIRLNDLKTVEDITHYTKAGGFCKSCIEPGGHEKRQHYLVDILRDTRAAMEKAKLHQQMETKDFNSMTLVRKLKAVEQVFREDLRPMLAADGGDVELVDLKEEGGVWEVFIEYKGACMGCPSAGTNTLSAIESLLKQKLGENIRVVPS, from the coding sequence ATGGCCAAGAAGGACCTGTTGGGCGGAGCGCTCTGGGAGGCTTACTCCAAGAAGGTCGCGGCCCGCATGGACAACCCCACCAACCGCGGCGAGCTGACCGAGAAGGACGCCAAGAAGCTCGGCGGCAAGCTCGTCGTCGCGGACCACGGTGCCGAGTCCTGCGGCGACGCGGTGCGCCTCTACTGGGTGGTGGACCCCAAGACCAACGTCATCAAGGCCGCGCGCTTCAAGAGCTTCGGCTGCGGCACGGCCATCGCCTCCAGCGACATGATGGCCGAGCTCTGCATGGGCCAGACCGTGGACGCCGCGTCCAAGATCACCAACATCGACGTGGAGAGGGCCCTGCGCGACACGCCCGACGTCCCGGCCGTGCCGCCGCAGAAGATGCACTGCAGCGTCATGGCCTACGACGTCATCAAGAAGGCCGTGGCCCAGTACAAGGGCGTCGACCTCCGCTCCTTGGAGACCGAGACCATCGTGTGCGAGTGCGGCCGGGTGAGCCTGGGCACCATCGTGGATGCCATCCGCCTCAACGACCTCAAGACCGTGGAGGACATAACCCATTACACCAAGGCCGGCGGCTTCTGCAAATCCTGCATCGAGCCCGGCGGCCACGAGAAGCGCCAGCACTACCTGGTGGACATCCTGCGCGACACCCGCGCGGCCATGGAGAAGGCGAAGCTCCACCAGCAGATGGAGACCAAGGACTTCAACTCCATGACCTTGGTGCGCAAGCTCAAGGCCGTGGAGCAGGTCTTCCGCGAGGACCTGCGGCCCATGCTGGCCGCGGACGGCGGGGACGTAGAGCTCGTGGACCTCAAGGAGGAGGGCGGCGTCTGGGAGGTCTTCATCGAGTACAAGGGCGCCTGCATGGGCTGCCCCAGCGCCGGGACCAACACCCTCTCGGCCATCGAATCCCTCCTGAAGCAGAAGCTCGGCGAGAACATCCGGGTCGTCCCCTCTTAA